The DNA segment CCTGTTTCATACATTTTAGCTAATAAATAAATAGCCGGTTTATAGCCAACGCTTTTCGCTCGTTCAAGCAACTCTATTTCTTTTTTATTGCTATCACTACTCATATCAAATGTTTGCATCGCTGTTTGAAAAAGAGCAGGTCCATACTCCCTTTTAACTGCCCTTGATAATAAATTTTCAGCCTTAATAGTATCTTGCTCAACACCAATACCATCTTTATAAAGATTAGAAAGCATCCAGGTAGCTTTAGTAGAACCTTGTCTAACAGCTCGCCTTAACCACTTCGCACTTAACTCTGAATTCTGCTCCAGACCATCACCGGTTAAATATGCCGTTGCTACTAATACTTGTGCTGACGGGTTGCCATTATGAGCAAACTTAAGAATTGTTTTAAACTTGTCTCGACAAGTTTCACTGACACATTTTTGAACAGCATCATTGCTAACTGTATGTTGAGTTTGTACTGTAGAAGCAAATAAATTTGGCGTTAAAAATACAGTCAGAATGAATGCACTGAGTGTTATCCGTTTCATATTAAATATCCTTTGTGATTTTCATAAAGCGATTATAAGTATTATAGCAGTGTAAATATTTATCAATTAACAATAGCTTAAAAAATCGAACAAGATATGTTGTCTTTTTAGTTTATAGTAGTGCCTTGTAGAAACCCTTCACAATATAGATAATAGTGGCATGAAAAATACTTTATACATCACCGGCGCGGGAGTTAGCAGCGAGAGTGGCATCCCTACGTTTCGCGGAGAGGATGGTTTTTGGAC comes from the Thalassotalea nanhaiensis genome and includes:
- a CDS encoding tetratricopeptide repeat protein → MKRITLSAFILTVFLTPNLFASTVQTQHTVSNDAVQKCVSETCRDKFKTILKFAHNGNPSAQVLVATAYLTGDGLEQNSELSAKWLRRAVRQGSTKATWMLSNLYKDGIGVEQDTIKAENLLSRAVKREYGPALFQTAMQTFDMSSDSNKKEIELLERAKSVGYKPAIYLLAKMYETGTAIEKDSYKSAVLYNDLKFSDYKDSQHRLEIVKESAKKTSPSTYNKITNLDDDTEIITIVHQGFDYDLYLDYAIKTFRDERSIYDGKGGMSHIRGRTCGYSTGCRTKESRLDIAIFFGRH